TGGATAAAACAATCTGAAAAATATCGCCTGAAGCAATATATTCTTTTGCTTTCAACACTTTTTGGAAAAATTCTCTTTCTTCCTTTCCATATCGTTCACTAAAGCCTAACTTATGCCCTGAATGATATCGCTTTTCTTTTACTTTTTCTTTTTTTATCTCATTTTTGATTTGTTGGTTAATATAATAAATCTTTTCTAGTGCCGTTTGATATAAAAATTCAGTATCAATATTACGTTTATTTGGCGTCAAATAAACGATTTTTGATGTGTGCTTCAAATGATCCATGACTAAAATCACATGACATAAGAGGAATTGTCCAAGCACCATATCCTCAGGACTTTCCATTTGCCTTATACGTTCAATCGTCTCAATCGTTTCATAAGAAAAGTATCCAACTGCCCCACCACCTAGTAATGGCATATGAAAACTTTGCCCCGCATCACTAAAATAGCTAAGATATTCTTTCACTGCCTGCATCGGACTTTTTTCGATTGTTTGACGACCATCAAATGCATCAATAACAAGCTTGTTTTTATAACAAGTTAACGTTGCAAAAGGTTCTGCACCAATAAAAGAAAATCGCCCAAAATTCGTATGCATATCCACGCTTTCTAAAATAAATCCTATATCATCGCCAACGATTTTATAATAAAGCGAAACCGGCGTCTCCATATCGGTTGAAAGCTCCGCAGTTACCGCAAGAACTTTTTCCGTTTCCGCACGTTGACAAAACTCTTTCAAGCTCGTTTCTATCCGCATATTATTCCTTCCTTTCGTCTAATGCTTGACGAATGGATTTAATTAAGCCAATTGCACCTGCAAAATCACTCTCTAAAATTCTCTTTACAACTGCGCTTCCAACAATCGCACCATCCGCAAATTTAGTTGCTTCAACAGCCGACGCGCCATCGCCAATCCCAAAACCAACGGCAAGCGGAATATCCGTTTGCTTACGTACCATCCGAATCACTTCATGAATCGGCGTATAATCAATTTTCCGTACACCGGTAACACCATTGACCGATACACAATAAATAAAGCCATCTGCACTTTTACAGGTTTCAGTAATTCTTTCTGACGTTGTATTTGGCGTTACAAATTCAGCTAAATGAAAATGATGCAAACGGCAAAACTCAGCAATTTCTTTTGATTCTTCATGTGGTAAATCCGGAATAATTAATCCATCTAAGCCAGCAGTTTGAAAATCAGTAATAAATTTTTCAATGCCTACATTCATCATCGTATTGATATATCCCATTCCGATTAAGGGAATCTGTGTATGCTCGCGCAATTTTTTTACTAGTTCTAATACCTGTTGCATCGTAGCTCCATTTTGCAAAGCTTTTACTCCGGCCTCTTGAATAACGTGTCCATCGGCAATCGGGTCGGAAAACGGAATGCCTAATTCAACAACATCAGCCCCAGCTTTTTCGGTAGCCAAGACAAGTTCAAACGTTTTTTCAAAATCAGGAACACCTGCCATAAGATAAATGACTAACGCTTTTTTCCCTTCTTGTTTTAACCTTGCAAAAGTACTGCTTAATCTAGACATCATTCTAATTCCTCCCCTAATGCTTTCGCTACCATTTGAACATCTTTATCGCCTCGTCCTGATAAACACACAACAACCGCCTGATCCTCCGTCGTCGTTGGCATCAGTGTTTCTAAATACGCCAGAGCATGTGAGCTTTCCATCGCCGGAATAATCCCTTCTGTCCTTGACAATAACTGAAAAGCGGCTAATGCTTGTTGATCATTTACCGAAGTATACTGCACGCGATTCGTATCTTTAAAATAAGAATGTTCGGGACCAACACCAGGATAATCAAGCCCCGCTGAAATAGAATACGCTTCAATCACTTGCCCATCATCATCTTGTAAAAGATAACTATATGCACCATGTAAAACACCAGGGCGTCCTTGGCTTAAAGATTCTGCATGATCACCATTTGCTTTTCCTCTACCTGCTGCCTCCACACCAATTTTGATAATATCTCTATCATCTTTAAATGGATAAAACATTCCCATTGCATTACTACCGCCACCAACACAAGCTAAAATATGCGTAACTTTTCCACCTGCTAATGATTTCATCTGCTCTTTTACTTCCTTGCCGATGCAAGATTGAAAATCTCTCACAATCATCGGATAGGGATGCGGGCCAACTACCGAGCCGATAATATAATGCGTATCTGTAATATTCGCAGCCCAGTAACGAATCGCTTCACTGGTAGCATCTTTTAGCGTCCCTGTTCCACTTGTTACCGGAATTACTTTTGCGCCAAGCAATTTCATTCGAAAAACATTTAATGATTGCCTTTCTATATCTTCTTTTCCCATAAAAACATGACATTCTAAGCCAAACAACGCAGCAACTGTAGCACTTGCGACACCATGCTGCCCCGCTCCAGTCTCAGCAACAATACGTTTTTTCCCCATCCTTTTTGCCAAGACGGCTTGACATAAGGCATTGTTAATTTTATGTGCACCTGTATGGAGTAAATCTTCACGTTTTAAATAAATTTTTGCTTTTCCATAATGATTTGTTAACCGCTCCGCATAATAAAGTTTTGTCGGACGTCCAGCATATTCTCTTAAATACGTCCTGATTTCCTCTTGAAATTCAGCATCATTTCTATATTTTTCATAAGCTTGCTGTAATTCCATTAATACTGGCATGACGATTTCCGGTACATATTGCCCCCCATAAATTCCAAAACGCCCTTTGCTATTTGGCATAATAAACTCCTCCTTAAAATCCTTTAACTAATGATAACTCTCTTGTTTTTGCTGCTATATTAGCGGCTTTCACTAATCCTTCGCCCACTAAAACCCCACGGATAAAGTGTTTTTTTACTCTTTCTATATCCTCTCGATTTTTTATTCCGCTCTCACTGATAATTGTTCGATTTCGATCACAATACTTTACTAAATCTAATGTATTTTGTACATCCGTTGTAAAGTTTTTTAAATTCCGATTATTAATTCCGATTAGCTCCGCCCTTGTATCATTTACCGCATTTATATCTTTTTCATCATGTACCTCAACGAGACAATCCACCCCAATCTCCCAAGCCATATGCAAATATTCTTTTAATTGCGCCGGAGATAAAATACGAGCAATTAATAAAATTGCATCAGCTCCGGCGCGCCTTGATTGATAAATTTGATATTCATCAATAATAAAATCTTTTCTCAACACCGGAAGTTTTGTAATCTCTTTTACTAAAGCAATATCCGCTAAATTCCCTAAAAAATGTTCATCCGTATGAATAGATAAAGCCATTGCCCCATTTTTTTCATAAATTTTTGCCAGCTCCAGCACTGTATAATTCGTGCATAAGCGCCCTTTAGACGGCGATTGCAATTTGCATTCGGCAATTAAACTCCACGGCGAATTACGCATAACTTTTGATAAAGCAAACTTGCCAAAGGAAAT
This genomic interval from Selenobaculum gibii contains the following:
- the trpE gene encoding anthranilate synthase component I gives rise to the protein MRIETSLKEFCQRAETEKVLAVTAELSTDMETPVSLYYKIVGDDIGFILESVDMHTNFGRFSFIGAEPFATLTCYKNKLVIDAFDGRQTIEKSPMQAVKEYLSYFSDAGQSFHMPLLGGGAVGYFSYETIETIERIRQMESPEDMVLGQFLLCHVILVMDHLKHTSKIVYLTPNKRNIDTEFLYQTALEKIYYINQQIKNEIKKEKVKEKRYHSGHKLGFSERYGKEEREFFQKVLKAKEYIASGDIFQIVLSKQFTCDLKKPSFYLYRRLRQINPSPYMFYMNFGNLKLVGASPEMLVKVSGDTVYTYPIAGTRPRGVSNQEDELLAQDLKADEKECAEHAMLVDLGRNDIGRISKAGTVKVNKLMEIEKFSHVMHMVSEVSGQLEQKYSTIDALKACFPAGTVSGAPKVRAMEIIHELEAVKRESYAGSVGYIDFQGNMDMCIAIRTIQVEGERATIRAGAGIVADSVPEKEYGEILQKAKVMFQVVEEVEGDDFIN
- the trpA gene encoding tryptophan synthase subunit alpha, producing MMSRLSSTFARLKQEGKKALVIYLMAGVPDFEKTFELVLATEKAGADVVELGIPFSDPIADGHVIQEAGVKALQNGATMQQVLELVKKLREHTQIPLIGMGYINTMMNVGIEKFITDFQTAGLDGLIIPDLPHEESKEIAEFCRLHHFHLAEFVTPNTTSERITETCKSADGFIYCVSVNGVTGVRKIDYTPIHEVIRMVRKQTDIPLAVGFGIGDGASAVEATKFADGAIVGSAVVKRILESDFAGAIGLIKSIRQALDERKE
- the trpB gene encoding tryptophan synthase subunit beta, with amino-acid sequence MPNSKGRFGIYGGQYVPEIVMPVLMELQQAYEKYRNDAEFQEEIRTYLREYAGRPTKLYYAERLTNHYGKAKIYLKREDLLHTGAHKINNALCQAVLAKRMGKKRIVAETGAGQHGVASATVAALFGLECHVFMGKEDIERQSLNVFRMKLLGAKVIPVTSGTGTLKDATSEAIRYWAANITDTHYIIGSVVGPHPYPMIVRDFQSCIGKEVKEQMKSLAGGKVTHILACVGGGSNAMGMFYPFKDDRDIIKIGVEAAGRGKANGDHAESLSQGRPGVLHGAYSYLLQDDDGQVIEAYSISAGLDYPGVGPEHSYFKDTNRVQYTSVNDQQALAAFQLLSRTEGIIPAMESSHALAYLETLMPTTTEDQAVVVCLSGRGDKDVQMVAKALGEELE
- the trpC gene encoding indole-3-glycerol phosphate synthase TrpC, producing MLDAIVAKKKITVEQEKKYLSLKEIQKDISFGKFALSKVMRNSPWSLIAECKLQSPSKGRLCTNYTVLELAKIYEKNGAMALSIHTDEHFLGNLADIALVKEITKLPVLRKDFIIDEYQIYQSRRAGADAILLIARILSPAQLKEYLHMAWEIGVDCLVEVHDEKDINAVNDTRAELIGINNRNLKNFTTDVQNTLDLVKYCDRNRTIISESGIKNREDIERVKKHFIRGVLVGEGLVKAANIAAKTRELSLVKGF